The Glycine soja cultivar W05 chromosome 15, ASM419377v2, whole genome shotgun sequence region GAGCAAGagttttgatgaaaataaaatcaaagacaAAACATTTCAAGCAAAGAAGGTTTAAAGCAAAAAGAATAATTGAAGAAGCCTAAGAGAAGAGCGTCTATGAAGACGTGTTCAATATAGTTAAGTCTGGCTCAAGGGTAGAAAGGAAAAGCTAAAATCAATCATTaattacttcaaaaaaaaaaaaactcaatcattaataaaaagaaaaagtacatTAGCGGGAATCGAGTTTAATCAAGTCCTTATTAACCAAATTGATTTCCAcgtttaatttgttaattttcattgtcataccatttttttaaggttaaaaattatttgaatcatattaattttataattgtttatcaaattattttttaattatatgatctAATTTAAacgaaattttaaatatatattattagttttaaattgAAGATATGATTTGTACCATGTTTTATAATTATGAAAGTGAGAAATGTATAAATCcaagttatttttatataaatagaaaaataaatgtttaagtaaattataaaaaaaacacttttattttttgttttaaaataatattattaataaaagtatttaattttcaaaaaatagttttaaacaatataattctaataaagtttatttcatttaattttgatttttggaaaaaaaggaaaatttgagtttaaaaaatatgagtAAAATCATCAAAcctttactatttttttcacaatacaaaatttaaaaattattatcctactttttaagaatataagttattaagcataaattcaaatgtaaaaaaatattaaatacatttttttaacattatttgacgTAAATCAATTAGCTTCTAGctttttagtccctaacttataatttagtaaggataaaattgagagaaaaaaattaataacttttaagCTAGCTTATTAATAAGCTAGCCAAGATAAGTTACTTGAAGtagcttatgaaaaataaactactaaaataaatttgtgtatTAAATAAGTTTGTTTTGGTcaaagttaaattaaataagtttgTTTTGGTCAAAGTAGTTTATAAGCTCCTCAAAGATTTTACTAAACATAACTAAACTTTCAATTAGCCTTTAACCagttttttttcatattctatTGTATATTATAGTATAAGAAACTgaaaaaaatgacagaaaattaaaattagttagtTTTACTCAACATAATCTATATGTGCTTTCTATGTTGAtctttgattattatttattaggttAAATTACTCTTTTGGTTcctatagtttcatgattcgtatattttagttcctatagtttgaaagtgaacttttttaatccttatattttaattctcttttagtctctatagtttaaagatagtttttttttataatttgtattttaatttttttttagtccctatagtttgaaagtgatttttttagttcatataatttatattttaattaccttttagttcccactacaaaaaaatatataaaaataattagttataaattatcaactatttttttattacaaattatcttacgATAAAGTAGTTACGAATtacttgctaatatttttgtagttaattgtaattgataatattactcatattttgatggtaaagactaaaagagaattaaaatataaagtataaagtataaagactaaaaagaccactttcaaattataaagactaaaagagaattaaagtgaaaattataaagactaaaaaaaatcactttcaaactataaggactaaaagaaaattaaaatataaattataaggactacaaaaatcactttaaaactatagggactaaatatACAAATGATATgaaactataagaactaaataagtaattaaacctATCTATTAATTAGAGTAATCAAACAGATAGtctactcttttatttattttttaataaaacaatgtgCCATGTGTAGACCTTACATATTGAaccacaaattttttttactaccaAATTAATAGAGTATATCTTACAACTCtctcaaaaggaagaagaaaagggaacacttaatttttttttattaagataagATATTTCAAAACTCAAATGAACATGTATAACAGGACActcattatacttttttttttcaaaggacAATCATCATACTTAAATATGGAAAATAttcttataagaaaatatagaaaaatattgatATCTTAAATTTAACGTCTCTAAATAAGAGatttattttaaagagaaaaatgaagagttATACTTATAGTTTAgatgagaaaatgaagaagataaATTTAAGTAACttacaatttattataaatgtgcttaaatttaatacaatatctactgttaattaattaattaagtaatagctataattatttacttttttaagtaAATCACTTACGCTTAAGGAGCTAAATCCTAAAACCTTATAACTACAAATCTAATTAGAGAGAAAATTTATGcaagtaaataataaatgtgaaactcattgaaaatatatacataagcAATCGAGTTATTTGTTCCTTAAGGATATACTATTATCTTATTccattagatattttttttacatcttaatttttattatgatatatagaaaaaaataacccGCATATGGGAAGTACAAAGCAATAtgaatccaaaattaaattttggctCTCCAAAAATGACAACTTTGGAAGAAAATCAGCCATTccaaaattatgatattttttctatCAATATCTTCAATTAATTGGGCAGATATCTTAGGATTTTCCTTATAACTAAAAGATTAAAGTAGAATAGTTGCAacacaaatagaaaaaaaaaatagaaccatAATGGAAAAGAAGGATAGAAAGAATTTTAAAGCAAATCTAGAAATATTGGATTGAGAATTAATGCCAATTTTGAACttaaggaaggaagaaagaaagaatatggGTCGAGTTCATTATTAGCATTgaattttatacataattaGACACCAAGTGCTACATCATTTTAATATGCATGCTTAATCGATTTCAATAATCTCTCTCTTATATAAACATTACTACATTTGTATATTGCCCCCAACAAAAgaacaatatatatttgtagAATAGGTAAATTATTAACCAACATTGATTAATTAGTGaaagttatttataaatttataatctcaaaaaaaaaaaacttcacggTTAATGACATGAGTTCAAATCATGGAGTCATAAATTTAGAGAGAACTTTACTTAACTACTACCTTTAACTTTGTAGAAATATTCAGCAAAGAAAAactgattaaaatttaatttttagaaaacttTTTTAAAGGTCAACCATATTTTAGTTGGGTCTGTTAGAACTTAGGAGGATGTTAACATCATAAAGAAGGCAAGTGATATCAATTTTCAGAAAGTTGGTGGCCCTGATCTCAATTCCATATGTAGTCTAACGCGTATAGTAGTAaacctccaaaaaaaaaaaacagacaaaGCTCAAATCCTAAGACATTTGTGtaaatacaaatgaaaaaattaccATGTTAaggagattttattttaaataagtagcagatatttatttattagaacaCCTTTATGatagatattatattaaaatacacTCTAGATTTCATTCAATTTATTGCATAGCATCTCAACATATATACTAACATGTGGCATGACCCTTGTGGGTTCATTTCATTGAGAGCTAGCATTCCCTTTCTGCACCAGCTAGTATATATAGGCAGAGGGAGACACATGTTTGAGAGAGAAAACTAGGCCATTGACAGTGGAAGAGTGCatatatattataacaaaaAGGACCAAAGGGGTTGTGAATTGTGATAAGAGATTATTATCATGGGGAAAGGAAGAGCACCATGCTGTGATAAGACTCAAGTGAAGAGAGGTCCTTGGAGCCCTGCAGAAGACCTTAAGCTCATAGCCTTCATCCAGAAATATGGCCACGAAAACTGGCGTGCTCTCCCAAAACAAGCAGGTAACATTACATCCCTTCTTAGGTGATGTGTGCATGTGTGTTTGATTCCAGAAATGTCTTGTCTTGATATGGTAGTCTTTTAAGAAGAGACattagtttcaagtttcaacctcTTTTTGTGTTTGATCTCATTCATTAGTTTGTATAATTCCAAGGAATtgaaattttcatctttcattcTTTAATTTGCATTATTGTTTGTATAACCATGGAAATTTTGCTTCTGCATTATTGCTTCTATGGTAACCTGCACTTTGTGATGATAAAGTTTCTGCATTTGCATTGTTTCACCCACTGTTTGTCTCATTCAACGGCAGTTCTCAGCTACCCAATAGTTTGGCTGCAATAGTTTGGCAGAAATTGGTGGGGATATTATATAGTACACAGTCTACAATTATTATGATCTCAACTAAATTTTATgacacataaataaatattattagttctttttcaacaacaacaacaaccccttatcccactaggtggggtcggctacatggatcaacttccaccataatgttctatcaagtaccatacttctttCATTAgttctttttcataaattaaaaaaattaaatacatatcaCACAAATATTAGTCACTACTATACACACAAAGTGATCCGAaactatctaataatttttgaaatcgGAAACTTTTGGCTTCCCTCACGTTGGTAAGATAGTGGAGACATTGCTCTCTTATCTGTAATTGTGGGCCCTCCTTTTTCCCACAATTTTAATGAAAACATTACACATTTTAAACAATTCAATTCTGATAATGCATGTCCACCAACCATTAATGTGGCCCAGCCATCATGATTTATATGCTACATATGGAAAATTATAATTACCACCTCACATGAAACTCTGACATAAGGGTATTAGATTCCATTATGCCAGTTAAAATCTTTAATTCCTGGTCCTTAAAAGAAATGCACTACGTTCCAAATTTGATGTTTCCTGCATTGGATTACCCTGAAGTAGCCATTCAGGCTTTGGTGTCTATAATGATTTCACTTTGTTCATTGGTTTCAATTGATCTCAGAATTAGGTGAAAGggcaaatcaaaatcaaatttaaaatagacaACTGGGCATAGAGAAATAAGGAAATAAACAAGTACCACCTTCCCATACAATATACACTATATTTACAATAGCAATATTTGTTGTTCAATACCATTGTAATTATATTCGTgattggaaaaagttttgattaTAAAAGAATATTGGATAAATAAAAGAGTATGCAATCTTCATGCCTTCTAAAGCAAGATGTCAGAAAATTGAAGTATTAATATATGACTTTGTTAATACTAGTATAGATTTTGTCAATCTTTGCTCTCCCTTACACTTTATATTTGCATGTAATTAAGGGCTCCTGCGATGTGGGAAAAGTTGTCGTTTGAGATGGATCAATTATCTAAGGCCTGATGTGAAGAGAGGCAATTTTACACCAGAGGAAGAGGAAACCATAATAAGGCTACACAAGGCCTTAGGAAACAAGTAAGTTTTTTATGTCTCAAATCATAAAGATAAATTCttgtaatgttattttttgttttgttttcttgatttGTGTCATgaatttatctaattttatgGTTTGTACACAAATTGGTTTCAGGTGGTCAAAGATTGCATCAGGTTTGCCTGGTAGGACTGACAATGAGATCAAGAATGTGTGGAACACCCACTTGAAGAAAAGATTGGCTCCAAAAAAAGTCTCAGAATCAAGTGCTGATGAATCCAAGCCAGAATCATCAATCACTTCCTCCTCTTCCTCATCATCTGAATCATTTTTCTCAAATGAGAGACCAAATTCACCAAAGACCACAACACCTAGTAACAATGAATTCAATGACCAAGCTGAGAAATTATCAGTGGAAGATAAAATGGACAAGGATTCAGAAAAACAACTGTCCAACGAACTTGTTAACATCACTGAGGATCCAAAAGAGTCATCAGTTTCATTGTCTTCTGTTGAATCAAACATTGTAAACACAAGCCAGATTGTTGAACACAAACCAGAAGAAGAACAATTGGCCTCTCCATTACCCTACTTGGGACATTATGATGTTGGAAGCATATTAGAAGAGGTGGATAAACCAAACCACCTGATTGAAATTCCATGGGAGCCAGATTATGATTTTTGGAAGTTGTTAGATGATGATAATAGCCTTGGATCTTTTCAATCAAATGAAGTCCAATTAGGTGAGTTCCCAGCCATCCAAAACATCATTCTTGGAGAAGAGGGTGTTCATGATGCTGAAGCCAAGAAGTGGTCccatgattttgaaaatgagtttGGAGTAGTTGGTGGGATAAAGGAGTCAAGCAAGGATCATTTCCTACCAAAGAACTATGCTGTTGAGCCAGAAATGGGCCACACTCAAgcatttgattttgatgacattGACATGGCAAGGCCAGAATCTGAATTAGACTTTGGTTATATCCAATTATGGCCCTCTTGCcctcaaaataataatactagTCTTTAGTTTAATATACAAACCAGTAGTTGGAAAAACAAGTCTCATTtgaaaatcatgaaaattgtgatTTTACTTAGTAGGTATACTGACTATGGTAAATTAATCAATCAGATTAGGTCTCTTTGATGTATGATGGGTTTTATgtactccccccccccccctcccccccccccccccaaaatcAAGTTAGAACAGGTTGTAGATTGAAGCACAAATATGCAGTGTAATGTATTGAATAAATTGTTGGTAAACAACAACTATCATACACGTTGAAAGTGGGTAGGTGATATTCTCCACTTACTGCCACTAGTGTGACATTTTTTCTTCATGTCCCCACACCTTTGAAGAGCAAGTATAAGACTAGCTCTGTAGCACGTATATAGTTAGCCACAAATGTTGTATTTTACCAAGTCAATTTCCCATTGGTATCCGACTTTGAGTCAAGTGAACTCATTTTAAGGAAATAACTtctttcaatataatttttttttaccttttatttgCGAGCTTCGAACTTGAGACTTTATTCATATTTAAGTGATTTTAACTTCTTGAGAACCATTAGTTTTTACTCAAGTTAATAGATTAAACATAGATGCAACTCCATTAAGTATTATTGGTACTTTTCTCCAACCATTAGTTTtaccttaaattatcttgtaATAAAGGATTCTATTAATTAATGCAAACAATTGAGACAAAACCCCAATTCTGACAGAAGTACAATGACAATGCGTATACAAATAGCACTTATAGAACTGTGCTTAAGTTTtgtctttgattttatttttttaaacaaaaaatggttGAATGAGAAGATGTTCTCAAAATTACTCTAATGACATGTCAAGATTATTAGGAGAGACCCacctaaaaacaaattattgcaCAAACATTTTTATCCATTAATTTATACTCATTTCAATTAAAACATGCAAATGAGAAAccaaatcaaaaaattaaaatagaaaaagagaaaaataatctaTGCCATAAattgaaaggagaaaaaaagaagtgaatTGGTGGATGTCATGCATAGGACCAAGTAATGATTGGGACAAGATCTTACCAAACTAGAGCTACCTAGTGGGTGCGGTCATCATTCGCTGCTTTCTCATTGAGTTAATTACAATTAGTCTACCAAATACGAATGGGAGGATGTTGAATAAATTCATTCATGAGTATTGTAATCAATCATGAGGGTGAGCAGTGAACTTCACTGAGTGAACAGTGTGAGGTGTTTGATTCGCCTTTACAAATCTTAGAAGTAAAGCGTTGATTTGATATCAAAGGTAGATGTTGATTTGATCATCTAATTAAGAAGCTGTGGCCTATGACAGACTCTATTAGCATATGTTGTTGTTGTACCTTATCCCAGAGTTACCACCGACGTTGACTGCACACACATGTTGACGTAGTCACACATGGGAAATGGTTAATTTACTTTGGATGCGGCTAAAGAAGCAAATTTGTAGTATCTTTTTCTTATTAGTACTACATTTTATCCATGGAAAATTCTTGCTTATTTATGAGATCCTACCTGTATTACTATATATATTGACACCAAGAATAAACACTACCCAATATTTCAATCAAATGAGTCTCACCAATTTGTAATCAgttataaatacttaaaaattcatatgaaaaaaaatgctcgagagtataaaataatcaaattaattcatGTTACTATATGAATCATAATTGTGAGGAAGTATGTTATCAGGAACTCGGTAATGACAGGGCACATTTGGTACAGAATGTAAGGTAAAGTGTGATGATATAAGATATATTGTATAATATCTCATAAAGTTTTAATACTCTGAAGTATATGATATGAGATATATCTTCTATTTAGTAATGATTAGAAATGatgaaactttttaaaaactattctttagttaaaaaataattatgatataaGAATCTATAACGTTGTAGGTAAACAAAAAACCTAATAATTGTTGATAATGTGGATTGACACAAGTAGTTAAAGATTTTTCTCAACTTGTTGTTACTAACTACATATATAGGAATGGACATGTCTCTGAGCTCTACTAGGTTTTAGCCGGAGGTCCCAATGGGGCTATTTCAAGAAGATGACATACTCTATAGGAGTACGAAGAAAAATAAACGTAAGGCTAAAGGTGATAATGATGTTGGGTCTATTTCGAGAAACCACCCACCTAGTGGAACCATGCTCATGGAGTGGAGAGCTCTTATATCAGGAAATTAATTAGTCCACATGGTTGTTTTATCAGTTGTGATGGTATTGAGAGTGGTGAACTATGGTTAAAAATTGCCTTGACAAGGCCTCATTGGCCTTTAACgaggaaaatgaaaaattccTAGAAATCGAGATATCTGTTAATAATAGGAATagaggaattaaaaaataaataagattaatATTGTTGTTTAAAAAGCAAGTTGTTTGGATTCTGATATTATAAATAGGAATGATATTGTACAGAACTTGGGTTATGAATAATACGATCAGATTATCGTGTATCCTTTACAATTCTCTTGTGAGGTTGAGAGTGAGTGTGTTGGAGGTGTGAGTTCCACCTTTGACATTGGTATTAGTTAGCTTGGGATGTTTGGGACGATGGTGACAACGAAGAAACTTGAGACCCGCCTGGAATCATTTGAGCAGACATTTACAGAGGCACAAGAATCAACCAAGAAAACATTAGATTTGTTGCAGAAAATGTTGGAGAGTCTCATTTCATCCATAGCATCCTTGAATGGCGAAAAGAAAATCTTGACCGATGAAGACGACGATATAGATACTCCAGATTCCAGTCGACCAATAGCAGAACGCGCGCAAATTCAATTCCCTATGTTTGATGGAACAAACTTTCGGGATTGGAGAGCAAAAGCTGAACAATTTTTTGAATTAGAGGCTAAATCGATAGCACAACGTGGGCGGCTACTACTTTTATCCATGGATGGCAAAACCTTCTCATGGCAAAGACATTACATACACCAACCTAGCTTCAAGGACAAATCGTGGGAACAAATTTTACAAGATGTGGCATATCGATTTGATGACAGTGCATTTGATGATCCTGTAGTGGAGTTATCGAGATTGAAACAAGGAGATTTAGGTAAATATTTGGAAGCATTTGATTCTCTGCCGGCTCGTGTAAGGGTGTCCAAATCCATggcattaagtttttttttgtcggGACCGAAAACAGAGTTGGAAAAATCAGTAAGGGTCCACAAACTGTAGTCTCTGCAAGAAGCCGTACATATTGCAAGATTGCAATAAGAAATTCTAAAAGAATTGGAAAAGAAGATGTAGCAGAAAAGAAAGGGCAGACTTAAACTTAAAACAAGATTCGCAAGGTCGTGGTCAGTACCTGTTAATTCACAGAGGAGCCAGTCCATCACGAGACTGCAACAAAATTATCATACGGATTCAACGTCGTCACCATCAATGGCCGATTCCAAGGGTACCACATCAACTTCTATTTCTAGGAAGGAAGTTAGTGACAAGATTGCTAAAGGATTGTGTAGGTTCTGTGGGGATAAGTGGGATAAAAATCATAGGATGAAATGTAAAGTTTGGGGTAAGCTAAATGCTATTTTCTCCGCTCAAGAAGAAATAGATGTTGAGAGGATGCAGACAAATGATTGTGAAGACGAACAAGCAATAATAGATAGCAGTATAGATATGATTCAAGATGCAGATGTCCACATTTCCCTTAATGCTTTACAAGGCATAGCAGGTGGCAGTACCTTGCAACTTAAAGGATTGatcaaaaagcaaaaagtgCCGTTTTTGATGGACACAAGGAGTACGCATAACTTTATTAGTGACAAGTGGGTAAAGTTGCTTGGGCTGAAAACTCAGTTTGTCAAGGATTTTCCGATAACGGTTGCTTCAGATAAAAAACTGCTGATTACTAGGAAGTGTGAGCAAATAACATGGAAATTCAATGATTGTGCATTCACAGCGGACTTCTTCATATTGCCTAGCAACAACTTTGGGATCATCTTAGGCATGCAGTGGTTCAGGACACTTGGCGAAATATACTGGAACTGTGCAACTCTTACAATGAGATTTCAACATCAAGGCCATGAAGTGACATTGCAAGGAGAGAAACCTTGTGCAGAAGTTCACGAATTGACTGGGAAGCTCAAGTTGGTACAAGGTAATTACGTGTTGTTTGCTTTGCATGGTTCAGTTTTGCTTAGT contains the following coding sequences:
- the LOC114387187 gene encoding transcription factor MYB63-like; this translates as MGKGRAPCCDKTQVKRGPWSPAEDLKLIAFIQKYGHENWRALPKQAGLLRCGKSCRLRWINYLRPDVKRGNFTPEEEETIIRLHKALGNKWSKIASGLPGRTDNEIKNVWNTHLKKRLAPKKVSESSADESKPESSITSSSSSSSESFFSNERPNSPKTTTPSNNEFNDQAEKLSVEDKMDKDSEKQLSNELVNITEDPKESSVSLSSVESNIVNTSQIVEHKPEEEQLASPLPYLGHYDVGSILEEVDKPNHLIEIPWEPDYDFWKLLDDDNSLGSFQSNEVQLGEFPAIQNIILGEEGVHDAEAKKWSHDFENEFGVVGGIKESSKDHFLPKNYAVEPEMGHTQAFDFDDIDMARPESELDFGYIQLWPSCPQNNNTSL